The Thermomonospora curvata DSM 43183 DNA segment TGGTCAGCCGCTGTTGGAAGCGCCGGCCTTGATCGTCGTCAGGAGGGTGGCCCACTCTGCGCGGTTGACGAGGATGATCCGGTCGGGATGGCCTTTGGAGTCGCGGATGCCGATGGTGTCATCGGAGGTCCGGGCGACTTCGACACAGCAGCGGTCGGGGCCGCTGTGTCGCGACTTGCGCCAACGAAAGCGCTGCATGGTTACCCGTGAACTTCCTTGATCCGGTTGAGTAGCCTGCTCCAGTCGTGGGGCGTGAACTCCAGGACGACGCGGGGGATCTTCCTTGGAGGCTCGGACGCCGGTGGTGTTGTTGGGGGCTGCCTCACCTCTACACGAGTTGCCACTAGGCTCGCTGGATAGTGACTTGCGCCAGTGGATGCGCTGTACGGTCACTCGCTACTTTCCTTGATCTGGCTGAGTAGCCTGCTCCAGTCGTGGGGCGTGAACTCCAGGACGACGTGAGGGTCTCCTTTGGAGTCTCGGACGCCGATGGTGCCGTCAGCGGCTTGTGCTACCTCCACACAATCCCCGTTCGGCTCACTGTGCCGTGACTTGCGCCAGCCGGTGAAATCCCTGGTCATAGGCCCGATCCCTTCTGCTCGATTAGCCGGTCGGCCATCCGCTCGAGGAACGCCAGGCTCTCAGCGGGAGGCAGTGCGGCTTCTCGGACACGGTTGTACACACCGGTATACCGTGCAACCTCACGTCGCTGGGTGAGGATGAGGTCGGTGGTCACGGTGTCCACCACAGCTATCTGGGGGTCTGCAGGGTCGGGGAACGTGTAGAGCGAGAAAGAACTCTTGGGCAGGAAGCCACCGGGGATCGGGACGTTGTGGGGAAGTATGCGGATAGTGATCTGTGGCTTGTCGGTAAGGATGCTGACGAGATGACGGAGCTGTACGGCCATCACTTCTGCTGGCACGGCAAGCCGGTGGAGTACGCACTCGTCCAGCACGGCCTCGTATGTAGGCCCGTCTTCTTTCAGTAGATGCTGCTGGCGGCGTGCGCGGGCCTCAGCCATCCTCTCCGGTATGTAGTCGAGCGGCCCTTGACACTCGTCCAGTGCGATCATTGCGCTTATGAAGTCGGGGTGCTGCAAGGCAGTGGGCATCGCCGTCTGGTTGTAGCTGCGGATTGTCTCCGCACCCGACTCAAGATCGGCGTACAGGCGCTGCCGAGGCCCCATGACCTTGGCGTACTGGTCCCACCACCCCTTCTGAGCGGCGGTCCGGGCCAGATGAATGATCTTGTCGTACTCCTTGCCGGTGACGTTCAGCCGTTCCAGCATGCCCATGATCTCGAACGCCTCGGGGCGGGTCTGCGCGGTCTCCAGTTTTGAAAGCTTCCCCCGCGACTGGAAGACGGTCTTGGCCACCTCGTCCGCCGTGAGATTGCGGTCCTCGCGCAGTTTGCGCAGCGCTTCGGCCAGACGAAGCCGGCGAACGTAGGGGCTGAACATCACTGGCCTCCCCGATGAGCGTCCATGGCCGTAATTGCTTGACTACTTGACGTATAGCCCACGACTCGGCTGGTCAGGACGCGTCCGCTGAAGATCGGTCAGGCCGCATGTGGCCAAAAAAGAACCGTCACGCTGCCGGGCCGTTCCGCTGTCGGGTCGTTCCGCAGCCGAACCGTTCCGGTGCCGGACGGTGAAAAACCGCCAAGGCACCAGGGCCGGGCGTCGAATCAGCGGACCGGGGGCGCGCTGTGGTGTGAACATGCCATTGCCAAGCGTGACCGCCTGTCGATCACACACCGAACGTCCTGCCCAGGAGGTGCCCTGTGCTCTTGATGAATCCCCCTGCCGCCGGGATGGCCCCGCCCCTGTACTGGCGCCGGGACTTCCCCGGCGGCCTGATGCAGGCCCGCGCCGCCCGCCGTTTCGTGGCCTGCCTGCTGGAGGGCTGCCCGTTCCTGGACGACGTCCTGCTGGCCACCGACGAGCTGGTCGCCAACGCCGTCCGCCACACCAAGTCCGGCCAGACTGGCGGCTCCTTCACCGTCGAGGTGCTGCGCACCCCGCAGTGCGTCGCCGTCTCCGTCGCCGACCAGGGCGGCCCCGACGAACCGGTCGCCCGCGAGGCCGACCCGCTGGCCGAGTCCGGCCGCGGCCTGCGCACCGTCTCCCTGACCGCCACGAGCTGGGGCTGGCACGGCAACTCCTCCGGCCGCACCGTCACCGCCGTCTTCGAAGGGAAGTGGCCCGCGTGACCCCTCAAGGAAGACCGGCGGCCGGCGGCGGGCGAGGGGAGGCGCCCGGCGGGAAACCCCCGCTCGCCCGGCTCCACCCGCACCTGCACGCCCGGGTGCGCGCCCTGCTGACCGCCGCGCTGCGCGCCGACGCCGCCGCCTTGGACGCCGCGGCCCGCCACATCGGCGACGCCCACACCGCCGAGTTCGCCCGCCACTCCCGCCGCCTGGCGCTGGCCGCCGGGGCCGCGTTGTCGTCCGTCCTGGACGCCCACCGCCCCGTCACCGTGACCGGCGCCGAACTGTGCCGCGAGTGCCGCACCCACCGCTGCCGCACCCTGGAACGCCTCCTGGACGTCCTGGACGCCTACGCGGTGCACCCGGCCGAACTCGACCGCGCCGAGGCCTGGCGCCGCGCCGACCGCTACTTCAACAACGGCGCCGGCCCCACCGCCCCGGTGGCCATCGAAGACATCGGCGACGCCTTCGTGGCCCGCGCCTTCGTCCCCGACGCCGAACCCGCAAGCCCCCTGCTGGTCATCGACCGCCGCACCGGCCACCTGTCCACCTGGCCCCCGATGCCCCGCCAGGTCCTCATCGAGCGCTATCGCCGCCACATCCGCGGCCACTCCCGCCCGCCGGGCCCGCAGTGAACCCCGCTGCACGCTCGGACCGGCGGCGGTGCCGGACGACCTTCGGCACCACCGCCTCGGAGCGTCCGCCCTTACCGGAAGCGGGGCGGAAAGAAGCATCCGGCGTGCTCCAATCGAAATCGAGCACACGCGCAGGGAGGACGCACCGATGAGCGAGGACACGCCGCCGCCCCACGCCGAACAGAACCCGCAAGAGGCGTCGGATGCCCGAGCGTTCCCGACCCCGACCGGCCCCTCCGCCTCCTATGGCTTCGCCGAAATCGTCTCGACGGTAGGCCCCTATGTCGTGGACGTCGCGGCCTACCTCGGCGCCGCCGCGCTCGGCGGGATCGTCGGCAACCGCGCCGACGCGGGCACGGTCGCCGCCGTCCGGCGCATGTTCCAGGCCGTCCGCGACCGGTGGCGTGAGCGGAGCACCGACCCGGCCGCCCCGCTCACCCGCGAGGAGGCGATCGAGGCCGCCACGGCGGCCGTGCTCAGCCAGTCGCTCTCCTTTCCCTCATCCGACGACCTGCGGGCCATACAGCAGCCGGACGGGTCCTGGCGCATCGTGTTCCACGAAGACTCCCGCCCGGCCCTGACCGTGACCGTGCCGGCGGGCGACCCCGGCAGCGCCATGATCGTCGTCGTGGTGAACTCCGCCGCCGAGTTGGGCTCTGGTCCGTATACTGATGTGCTCGCAGCCCAGTCGCCCACTCTTCCTGACCGGGAGGCGCCCGGTCACCGGTCCTCCATCCGAGACGCGATCAAGAACTGGCTCAGACGGTTGCGGAGCAGGCCGCGCGGCCGGTGACGCTCCCCGCAGGACCGTCGCCCGGCGGCTTCGGCGAAACCTTTCATGAGTGGAGGCCTGCGCCTATTTCCCGCGTCCGCCGCTTCTGCAAGGCCCTGTCCACCCGGTGGCGCTGTTCTCGTCGCGTGTGCCGGACTTTCGACCGGTGATGCACCGGACGGCCGGTCGCTGCAGCGCATGTGATCGTCCTGCACACGCGTTGAAAAGCGCCTCGCTTTCCAGCAGATCGCTCGTCGCTGAGAGACGAGAAGCGCTACATGCGCGCCGCTCCGGCCGGCCCGGTCGGCACTGGATGGATCCCGACCCGGCGGCCCATGGCGGGTGCACTCGCAAACCGACCGCCGTCAGGCGGTTTGAGCGGCCCTGTTGGTCATATCGGATGTGACCGTGGACCAGTCCTGGCGGTCGTTGTCGTCGGCGTCCCAGACGTGCACGTTGCGCATGATTCTTTAGTCCGGCTGAATCAGGAATGAGAAAGTCGCCCGGCCGTCCAGGTCACTTGCGTTCTCGTCGGCGTCTTCGTAGAAATCGACCCGTCCCGATACCGTGACGACGTCTTGGGCGTCGGCCTGATAGTTGTGGAAGACCTCCGTGCGACGGTCGTCGCCACATGTCATCACGATGCGGATGCTTCTGACGCCCTCGCCGGCGACGATCGATATCAGGAATGGGCGGCTGCAGCGCCGGTCAAGGCCGTCATCGTGGTCGTTGGACGTGATCGTGACGCTGCCGTCCACACGGCGGTCCTGCCAGGCGTCGGCCGCTGCCTGGGTGGCTGGGACCACCCCCATCGCGAGCGGGATCGATGCCATCGCGGCAACGGTCTGCCAAGCCGCCTTGCGTCATCTCATCACCGTTTCTTGCCGCCCTGTGTCACGTGGGACGTCCTGTAGCGTTCCTGGTGTCATACGGGAATGGTGTATTTGTGTTTGGAGAACGATGGTTCTGTGTGTTGGCTGAGGTTTTTTGGTGCAGCGTTAAATGTTTCGGGTTGCGGTAATGGCGGCGTATATCGATTGAGTGTTTTCAATGCGCCGTTTCTGTGGCTCAGGCGGATACGTTGTAGTCGAGAGGGCAGTGACCTGCGGTGGCACGGTACCGTGCACCACTGGGGGTCTCCTCCCGGCCACTTGAGACCACGTGTTGAAAATTTTCATTGCGCCGCCTCGGCTGCACCGCTCCTCCCGCC contains these protein-coding regions:
- a CDS encoding helix-turn-helix domain-containing protein, which gives rise to MFSPYVRRLRLAEALRKLREDRNLTADEVAKTVFQSRGKLSKLETAQTRPEAFEIMGMLERLNVTGKEYDKIIHLARTAAQKGWWDQYAKVMGPRQRLYADLESGAETIRSYNQTAMPTALQHPDFISAMIALDECQGPLDYIPERMAEARARRQQHLLKEDGPTYEAVLDECVLHRLAVPAEVMAVQLRHLVSILTDKPQITIRILPHNVPIPGGFLPKSSFSLYTFPDPADPQIAVVDTVTTDLILTQRREVARYTGVYNRVREAALPPAESLAFLERMADRLIEQKGSGL
- a CDS encoding ATP-binding protein, which codes for MNPPAAGMAPPLYWRRDFPGGLMQARAARRFVACLLEGCPFLDDVLLATDELVANAVRHTKSGQTGGSFTVEVLRTPQCVAVSVADQGGPDEPVAREADPLAESGRGLRTVSLTATSWGWHGNSSGRTVTAVFEGKWPA
- a CDS encoding DUF397 domain-containing protein produces the protein MQRFRWRKSRHSGPDRCCVEVARTSDDTIGIRDSKGHPDRIILVNRAEWATLLTTIKAGASNSG
- a CDS encoding DUF397 domain-containing protein, giving the protein MTRDFTGWRKSRHSEPNGDCVEVAQAADGTIGVRDSKGDPHVVLEFTPHDWSRLLSQIKESSE